The following are from one region of the Sphingomonas oryzagri genome:
- a CDS encoding M13 family metallopeptidase → MIARSAPAAVRASILLGCAALTIAAATTSGGIDLAGIDHSVRPGDDFDAYANGSWRASAEIPADRTSAGSFLEMFRKSESRTTEIVLEASGAHAPAGSDQHRIADAYAALMNQDAIERRGLAPLAGDLAAIETIQDRRQLSAQLGSTLRADVDPINATSLHTENLFGLFVTQSLHDPSTTIPYLLQGGLGLADRDYYLSDKPAMAGIRTAYRAYVERFLTLAGRTDAAAGADRIMALETKIAAAQATIVETQDIHKADIIWQQTDFPSNAPGIDWASFFSTAGLASQPQFDVWQPTAIAKLSTLVASEPLDEWKDWLIFHRLNTLTIALPQAFDRAHFDFYEKTLTGTEQQAPRQRRAVAEVGREMGDAVGRLYVQRYFPASSKASIQTMVRNILAAFDRRVAALPWMAPATKVEARHKIETMQVGIGYPDSWRDYSDLEIQADDPVGNLQRASLWAYHHQLAKIGRPVDRGEWWMVPQRVNSVNLPLQNALNFPAAVLVAPMYDPSADAAVNYGAAGAWIGHEISHAFDDSGADFDASGRLTNWWTPADLQHFKAAGAALAAQYDRYEAAPGLHLNGQQELSENIADLAGLAAAYDAYHASLHGKPPPVIGGLTGDQRFFLGFAQVWRAKSRDKALRAQVATDVHAPAAFRIRTVRNLDPWYSAFGVAPGQALYLSPGQRVRIW, encoded by the coding sequence ATGATCGCAAGATCGGCCCCTGCCGCCGTCCGTGCCTCGATCCTGCTCGGCTGCGCCGCCCTGACGATTGCCGCAGCCACGACTTCGGGTGGCATCGATCTCGCCGGCATCGACCATTCCGTACGGCCGGGCGACGATTTCGATGCCTACGCCAACGGATCCTGGCGCGCCTCGGCTGAGATTCCGGCCGACCGGACCAGCGCCGGAAGTTTCCTCGAGATGTTCAGGAAGTCCGAAAGCCGCACCACGGAGATCGTGCTGGAAGCATCGGGCGCCCACGCCCCGGCCGGATCGGATCAGCATCGCATCGCGGATGCCTATGCGGCGCTGATGAATCAGGATGCAATCGAGCGTCGCGGCCTGGCACCTCTCGCCGGCGATCTTGCTGCGATCGAGACCATCCAGGATCGCCGGCAGCTTTCCGCGCAGCTGGGATCCACGCTGCGCGCAGACGTCGATCCGATCAACGCGACGAGCCTGCACACCGAAAATCTGTTCGGCCTGTTCGTCACCCAGTCGCTGCACGATCCGTCGACGACGATACCCTATCTCCTGCAGGGTGGCCTCGGGCTCGCCGACCGCGACTATTATCTCTCCGACAAGCCCGCGATGGCCGGCATCCGCACCGCCTATCGCGCCTATGTCGAACGCTTCCTGACCCTTGCCGGCCGCACCGATGCAGCGGCCGGCGCCGATCGCATTATGGCGCTGGAAACGAAGATCGCCGCGGCGCAGGCGACGATCGTCGAGACGCAGGACATCCACAAGGCCGACATCATCTGGCAGCAGACCGATTTCCCATCGAATGCCCCCGGTATCGACTGGGCGTCCTTCTTCTCGACCGCGGGTCTCGCCTCCCAACCTCAATTCGATGTGTGGCAGCCGACGGCGATCGCAAAGCTTTCGACGCTGGTGGCGAGCGAGCCGCTAGACGAGTGGAAAGACTGGCTGATCTTCCATCGCCTCAACACGCTGACGATCGCGCTGCCGCAGGCGTTCGATCGGGCGCATTTCGATTTCTACGAGAAGACCCTGACAGGAACCGAGCAGCAAGCGCCGCGTCAGCGGCGGGCCGTCGCCGAGGTCGGTCGCGAGATGGGCGATGCCGTCGGTCGCCTGTACGTCCAGCGCTATTTCCCGGCATCGTCAAAGGCCAGCATCCAGACGATGGTGCGCAACATCTTGGCCGCCTTCGATCGCCGCGTCGCGGCGCTCCCGTGGATGGCACCGGCAACCAAGGTGGAAGCGCGGCACAAGATCGAGACGATGCAGGTCGGTATCGGCTATCCGGATAGCTGGCGCGATTATTCCGATCTCGAGATCCAGGCTGACGACCCGGTCGGCAACCTGCAGCGTGCGAGCCTCTGGGCCTATCACCACCAACTGGCGAAGATTGGGCGGCCGGTCGATCGCGGCGAATGGTGGATGGTGCCGCAGCGCGTCAATTCGGTGAACCTTCCGCTGCAGAATGCGCTGAACTTCCCGGCGGCGGTGCTCGTCGCGCCGATGTACGATCCGAGCGCCGATGCTGCCGTCAATTACGGCGCCGCCGGTGCCTGGATCGGCCACGAGATCAGCCACGCCTTCGATGACAGCGGCGCGGATTTTGATGCTTCCGGCCGCCTCACCAACTGGTGGACGCCGGCGGACCTCCAGCATTTCAAGGCTGCAGGCGCTGCGCTGGCCGCGCAATATGATCGCTACGAGGCGGCGCCCGGCCTTCACCTCAACGGGCAGCAGGAACTGAGCGAGAATATCGCCGATCTTGCCGGGCTCGCAGCCGCCTACGACGCCTATCATGCCTCGCTACATGGGAAGCCGCCGCCCGTGATCGGAGGGCTGACCGGCGATCAGCGCTTCTTCCTCGGCTTCGCGCAGGTCTGGCGTGCAAAGTCCCGCGACAAGGCGCTGCGCGCGCAGGTCGCGACCGACGTGCATGCACCTGCCGCGTTCCGGATCCGGACGGTGCGCAATCTGGACCCCTGGTACTCGGCCTTCGGCGTGGCACCCGGACAGGCCCTCTATCTATCGCCCGGGCAGCGCGTCCGCATCTGGTGA
- a CDS encoding helix-turn-helix transcriptional regulator has translation MRELIQTKTAPPCWMGDKIRRDDLLRRLDETLEKRLTVIQAPAGYGKTSLLLQWRQHHANDDLLVAWLTLEKDDADPKRLTQYISLALGGAADIEGAAAIPADLPPRAALSAIINRLLREERQVVMIFDDFHRAENPAVAELLRALIRLAPENCHFIVASRDHPWLDQAVLAAEDQLLELRSEHLRFSALETEALLLRNQGIELGPDEVRLIFERTEGWPIALQLMLLSLRRRVDRQQFVERLRGSSQELAAYLSEQVLEALPADVREMVIRTALIDTLTGDLVNLLCEREDGWLMLERLEQQGVFLTPLSEERQAYRYHQLFAEHMRERLARHDMAKYRRLQGIAARWFAGEDNVGQAVDHAIQAQDPVLLSAIVDEVGAWRLIPNGLQDVATRALQALPESILWSTPRLVLMRVYLAIKQGEIGQARADYDRLFKDADAADHSADLWIEIQVVGDTLVEYENGPVTLEDLLAREALLRTLPTNDHLLMGSVCEALAGKYFETGRLERAIDPTLAAREHYQAQGWLYSDIFTRFLEARVRQSQGRLKDAAAILANARGEIEACFGAHSDLAANCAAFEAWLLYDQDRLPEALAVLDWALPHMEQSDGWADVYAAAYLTAARSASADGDIEEARGLLGRARRLARRRRLNQLELLAQLCELELLIERLEADDVANCLAAEIGLDALADDMALESPLFRKAAIAASLCRVKLNLAEGAVPAALDELELLRRWGSEHGCGRLLIDVDLLTACCFHRLGDNGRAQSFFDDAVGAAMFQGIRRPFLDARRFAEPLIKDTLQRAHRVDRFRDQFLKEICRALTAHQGKASTQAGFNPSEIAVLTYLSRGYANKEIARLIEMSPDTVKYRLKWLFRKLGVDNRRDAVIAARERNLVSEA, from the coding sequence ATGCGTGAGCTGATCCAGACCAAGACCGCGCCGCCCTGCTGGATGGGCGACAAGATCCGTCGCGACGATCTGCTGCGACGGCTGGACGAGACGCTGGAGAAGCGCCTTACGGTGATCCAGGCGCCCGCCGGCTACGGCAAGACCAGCCTCCTGCTCCAGTGGCGCCAGCACCATGCGAACGACGATCTGCTGGTCGCGTGGCTGACGCTGGAGAAAGACGATGCCGACCCCAAGCGGCTGACCCAGTATATCTCGCTCGCCCTCGGCGGCGCGGCCGATATCGAGGGGGCGGCCGCCATCCCGGCCGATCTGCCGCCGCGCGCGGCACTTTCCGCGATCATCAACCGCCTGCTCCGCGAGGAGCGGCAGGTCGTGATGATCTTCGATGATTTCCACCGCGCCGAAAATCCGGCGGTGGCGGAGTTGCTGCGGGCTTTGATCCGTCTCGCGCCGGAGAATTGCCACTTCATCGTCGCCTCGCGCGATCATCCGTGGCTCGACCAGGCGGTGCTGGCGGCCGAGGACCAGCTGCTGGAATTGCGCAGCGAGCATCTCCGTTTCTCCGCGCTGGAGACCGAGGCGCTGCTGCTGCGCAATCAGGGGATCGAACTCGGCCCCGACGAGGTGCGACTGATCTTCGAGCGTACCGAGGGCTGGCCGATCGCCCTGCAATTGATGCTGCTCTCGCTGCGGCGGCGGGTGGATCGCCAGCAATTCGTCGAGCGGCTGCGCGGATCGAGCCAGGAACTGGCGGCGTATCTCTCCGAACAGGTGCTGGAGGCGTTGCCGGCGGACGTCCGCGAGATGGTGATCCGCACCGCGCTGATCGACACGCTCACGGGCGACCTCGTGAACCTCCTGTGCGAGCGTGAGGATGGCTGGCTCATGCTCGAGCGGCTGGAGCAGCAGGGCGTGTTCCTGACGCCGCTCAGCGAGGAACGGCAGGCCTATCGCTATCATCAGCTCTTCGCCGAACATATGCGCGAGCGCCTCGCCAGGCACGACATGGCCAAGTATCGGCGCCTGCAGGGCATCGCCGCGCGCTGGTTCGCGGGTGAGGACAATGTCGGGCAGGCCGTGGATCACGCCATCCAGGCGCAGGATCCGGTGCTGCTCTCTGCGATCGTCGACGAGGTGGGGGCGTGGCGCCTGATCCCGAACGGCTTGCAGGATGTCGCCACCCGCGCATTGCAGGCGCTGCCCGAAAGCATCCTGTGGTCGACGCCCCGGCTGGTGCTCATGCGCGTCTATCTCGCGATCAAGCAGGGCGAGATCGGGCAGGCGCGCGCCGATTATGATCGCCTGTTCAAGGATGCGGACGCGGCGGATCATTCGGCCGATCTCTGGATCGAGATCCAGGTCGTCGGCGATACGCTCGTCGAATATGAGAATGGCCCCGTCACGCTCGAAGACCTGCTGGCGCGCGAGGCGCTGCTGCGGACGCTGCCGACCAACGATCACTTGCTGATGGGCAGCGTCTGCGAGGCGCTCGCCGGCAAATATTTCGAAACCGGTCGGCTGGAACGGGCGATCGATCCGACGCTGGCCGCACGCGAACATTATCAGGCGCAGGGCTGGCTCTATAGCGACATCTTCACACGTTTCCTCGAGGCGCGCGTCCGGCAGAGCCAAGGGCGGCTGAAGGATGCTGCCGCGATCCTGGCCAATGCGCGGGGCGAGATCGAGGCGTGTTTCGGCGCGCACTCGGATCTGGCGGCCAATTGCGCGGCATTCGAGGCGTGGCTGCTCTACGATCAGGATCGGCTGCCCGAGGCGTTGGCGGTGCTCGACTGGGCGCTGCCGCACATGGAGCAATCGGACGGCTGGGCCGATGTCTATGCCGCCGCCTATCTGACGGCAGCGCGATCGGCCAGTGCGGACGGCGATATCGAGGAGGCGCGGGGCTTGCTCGGCCGCGCCCGCAGGCTGGCGCGGCGGCGGCGGCTCAACCAGCTCGAATTGCTGGCGCAATTGTGCGAGTTGGAGTTGCTGATCGAGCGCCTGGAGGCCGACGATGTGGCGAACTGCCTCGCGGCCGAGATAGGTCTCGACGCGCTCGCCGACGACATGGCGCTGGAATCGCCACTGTTCCGGAAGGCCGCCATCGCCGCGTCGCTCTGCCGGGTGAAGCTGAACCTGGCCGAGGGTGCGGTGCCGGCGGCGCTCGACGAACTCGAACTGCTGCGCCGCTGGGGCAGCGAGCATGGCTGCGGGCGGCTGCTGATCGATGTCGATCTGCTGACGGCCTGCTGTTTCCACCGTCTTGGCGACAATGGCCGCGCCCAGTCCTTCTTCGACGATGCGGTCGGCGCGGCGATGTTCCAAGGCATCCGGCGGCCGTTCCTCGATGCGCGCAGGTTCGCCGAGCCACTGATCAAGGACACGCTGCAGCGGGCGCACCGGGTCGATCGCTTTCGTGACCAGTTTCTCAAGGAAATATGCCGTGCGCTCACCGCGCACCAAGGCAAGGCCAGTACGCAGGCAGGGTTCAACCCCTCCGAGATCGCGGTGCTGACCTATCTGAGCCGGGGCTATGCGAACAAGGAAATCGCCCGGCTGATCGAGATGTCGCCGGATACCGTGAAGTACCGGCTGAAGTGGCTGTTCCGTAAACTGGGCGTGGACAATCGTCGCGATGCAGTGATCGCCGCCCGCGAGCGCAATCTCGTTTCGGAAGCGTAA
- a CDS encoding TonB-dependent siderophore receptor — translation MNKQLNGKCRTAARCASALATIIALAPAYAQEAPTGDAGKTEQEIIVSATRAVTATKTDTPIIQIPQSISIVTSQQIKDQGALTMQSALEYTAGITNAGDDTRGDFNTIRGFSAVNYLDGLKREFGFVYLPRNEVYTLDRVDVLLGPAAVLYGAGSSGGLVNMESKRPQFQFGGEVTASYGTFDRKQAQFDITGPLSDTIAVRLVGLYRDADMLVDHLPDNRKIVQPSITWKPDDKTEVTLLGLYQHDYTGPSNYLPLAATLYAPEGKRVSRRTELGEPDFDKGPKDDKSLTLLIDHSFSNALKFHSASRLEGDHTTYGQIYGVYYVGPTILDPFVSDLGDGQSYIPRSLFAYKAHYKSFDTDNNLQFDFKTGPFTHKILAGVDYSYFHQMSQQAFDYLTVNPIDIYNPVYTPGTVADYGPLTRQVLIDTGFYGQDQIRFEDRASLVVGVRHDHLKSENSGLPNQIDNATTFRAGLTVDVTKGLSPYVSYSESFQPVSGLSQFGNTYKPLYGKSYEGGIKWQPVQGAMIRATYYEITERNHLVPDPAQPLNSIQAGKVKSKGFEFQGNYNVARNFTVSVAYAHNSTKLSGQDRQQDVTPKDTASIFGTKTIPLREDVSLRVGGGVRYVGHQISGDTTATSIRVVTPHYALVDALVALDVKKWTLQVNAVNLLNKYYYAACDTYGSCENGDPQTFNVALTYHF, via the coding sequence ATGAACAAGCAGTTGAATGGGAAATGCCGCACCGCCGCCCGGTGCGCTTCTGCCCTTGCAACGATCATCGCGCTGGCGCCGGCTTATGCCCAAGAAGCGCCGACCGGCGATGCCGGCAAAACCGAGCAGGAGATCATCGTCTCGGCGACGCGGGCGGTGACGGCGACCAAAACGGACACGCCGATCATCCAGATTCCGCAGTCGATCAGCATCGTGACGTCGCAGCAGATCAAGGATCAGGGCGCGCTGACGATGCAATCCGCGCTGGAATACACCGCCGGCATCACCAATGCGGGCGACGATACGCGGGGTGACTTCAACACGATCCGCGGCTTCTCGGCTGTCAATTATCTCGACGGGCTGAAGCGCGAGTTCGGCTTCGTCTACCTGCCGCGCAACGAGGTCTACACGCTCGATCGCGTCGACGTGCTGCTCGGGCCGGCGGCGGTGCTGTACGGTGCGGGCAGCTCGGGCGGCCTCGTCAACATGGAGAGCAAGCGGCCGCAATTCCAGTTCGGCGGCGAGGTGACCGCGAGCTACGGCACCTTCGATCGCAAGCAGGCGCAGTTCGACATTACCGGCCCGCTCAGCGACACGATCGCGGTGCGCTTGGTCGGGCTCTATCGCGATGCGGACATGCTGGTCGATCACTTGCCCGACAATCGCAAGATCGTGCAGCCGTCGATTACCTGGAAGCCCGACGACAAGACTGAGGTCACGCTGCTCGGTCTCTACCAGCACGATTATACCGGGCCGAGCAATTACCTCCCGCTCGCTGCCACGCTCTACGCGCCGGAAGGAAAGCGGGTGAGCCGCCGGACGGAGCTTGGGGAGCCGGACTTCGACAAGGGGCCGAAAGACGACAAGTCGCTGACCCTGCTGATCGATCATTCCTTCTCGAACGCGCTCAAATTCCACAGCGCGTCGCGGTTGGAGGGCGATCACACCACCTACGGCCAGATCTACGGCGTCTATTATGTCGGACCGACCATTCTCGATCCGTTCGTGTCCGATCTGGGTGATGGCCAGAGCTACATTCCGAGGTCGCTCTTCGCCTATAAGGCGCATTATAAGAGCTTCGATACGGACAATAATCTGCAATTCGATTTCAAGACCGGCCCGTTCACCCACAAGATCCTCGCCGGCGTCGATTATTCCTACTTTCATCAGATGTCGCAGCAGGCGTTCGACTATCTGACGGTCAATCCGATCGACATCTACAACCCGGTCTACACTCCCGGCACCGTCGCGGATTACGGCCCGTTGACCCGGCAGGTGCTGATCGACACCGGATTCTACGGGCAAGACCAGATCCGCTTCGAGGATCGCGCCTCGCTGGTCGTCGGCGTGCGCCACGACCATCTCAAGAGCGAGAATAGCGGCCTGCCGAACCAGATCGACAACGCCACCACCTTCCGTGCGGGCCTGACCGTCGACGTCACCAAGGGCCTGTCGCCCTATGTGAGCTATTCGGAATCCTTCCAGCCGGTGAGCGGGCTCAGCCAGTTCGGCAACACCTACAAGCCGCTCTACGGCAAATCCTACGAAGGCGGCATCAAGTGGCAGCCGGTGCAGGGCGCGATGATCCGGGCGACCTATTACGAGATCACCGAGCGCAACCACCTCGTCCCCGATCCGGCACAGCCGCTCAATTCGATCCAGGCCGGCAAGGTGAAGTCCAAGGGCTTCGAGTTCCAGGGTAATTACAACGTCGCGCGCAACTTCACGGTGAGCGTGGCCTACGCACACAATTCGACCAAGCTGTCCGGCCAGGATCGCCAGCAGGACGTCACGCCCAAGGATACGGCCTCGATCTTCGGCACCAAGACGATCCCGCTGCGTGAGGACGTGTCGCTGCGGGTCGGCGGCGGCGTGCGCTATGTCGGCCACCAGATTTCCGGGGACACGACGGCGACGAGCATCCGCGTGGTCACGCCCCATTATGCGCTGGTCGACGCATTGGTCGCCCTCGACGTGAAAAAGTGGACCTTGCAGGTCAACGCCGTGAACCTACTCAACAAATATTATTATGCGGCCTGCGACACCTACGGCAGCTGCGAGAATGGCGATCCGCAGACGTTCAACGTGGCGCTGACCTACCACTTCTGA
- a CDS encoding PepSY-associated TM helix domain-containing protein, with amino-acid sequence MATLVPLQRIRKTIVPIHRWLSLALVGLWLLQALTGMLIVFHWEIDDASMVAPHAPTNPAALERRIALLAPVGSGRHLVSAWTSAGFDDRYDLTIEDKAGNDTTIRVSGDGTPIRIDPPNAPRRLIDSVVVLHQSLIAGQTGRWIIGASGILLFTNLLGGIVIAWPRRGTWLRVLRPSRRGAPVARHFAWHRAVGLIGVLPALALVGAGALLAFDDSVSALMGASPPEVAAISGADRIGFARAVTIAEQALPGSRLAAVTPPQRADATYQVRLRTPGEWRRAYGASFVFVDATVGRIRGVFPEAEAPFARKAFDALFPVHTGEAGGFVGRLLVLFTGLWLASMIVIGARLWWLRRTPRRKGNSR; translated from the coding sequence ATGGCCACGCTCGTCCCGCTGCAGCGAATACGGAAGACCATCGTCCCAATCCATCGATGGTTGAGCCTTGCCCTGGTCGGACTCTGGCTCCTCCAGGCTCTGACCGGAATGCTGATCGTCTTCCACTGGGAGATAGACGATGCGAGCATGGTGGCACCGCACGCTCCCACGAATCCGGCGGCGTTGGAGCGGCGGATCGCGCTTCTCGCGCCTGTGGGTTCCGGACGGCATCTCGTTTCGGCATGGACATCCGCCGGCTTCGACGATCGCTACGATCTCACCATCGAGGACAAGGCCGGGAACGACACCACGATCCGGGTCAGCGGTGACGGGACACCGATCCGGATCGACCCGCCCAATGCGCCACGTCGTCTGATCGATAGCGTCGTGGTGCTGCACCAGTCGCTCATCGCTGGACAGACGGGGCGCTGGATCATCGGCGCGAGCGGCATCCTGCTGTTCACCAACCTCCTTGGCGGCATCGTCATCGCCTGGCCTCGACGCGGAACCTGGCTGCGCGTGCTGCGGCCGAGCCGGCGCGGCGCCCCGGTCGCCCGCCATTTCGCCTGGCACCGCGCGGTCGGGCTGATCGGCGTGCTGCCAGCCCTTGCCCTCGTCGGCGCCGGCGCGCTGCTTGCGTTCGACGATAGCGTTTCCGCTTTGATGGGCGCGTCGCCGCCGGAAGTTGCAGCGATCTCCGGAGCCGACCGGATCGGCTTCGCGCGGGCCGTGACGATAGCGGAACAGGCGCTTCCGGGCAGCCGCCTCGCCGCCGTCACGCCACCGCAGCGGGCCGACGCCACCTATCAGGTGAGGCTTCGCACGCCGGGCGAGTGGCGGCGCGCCTATGGCGCGAGCTTCGTCTTCGTCGATGCCACGGTCGGCCGGATACGTGGCGTGTTCCCGGAGGCGGAGGCCCCGTTCGCGCGCAAGGCGTTCGACGCGCTGTTTCCGGTTCACACCGGCGAGGCTGGCGGATTCGTCGGGCGATTGTTGGTCCTCTTCACCGGGCTGTGGCTGGCCAGCATGATCGTCATCGGCGCCCGCCTCTGGTGGCTCCGACGCACACCCCGTCGCAAAGGGAATTCGCGATGA
- a CDS encoding YncE family protein, with protein sequence MRSLITLSALLAVFAVSGASAEHAPGYHIVDRIPMSDGWWDYASFDPVHRNLFVSRGNGVFKLDVDSGLMDQRFIPGSEGRGVIPLPGGDMAIANMAGYSASILFATDAEGKVAKMFELVQASDAAVYEPTGKQVWVMGGHGEISLLDPVKKQQTGTIEVGEELEFSVTDGRGRVFVNAPESASVVAIEAASHKIVGRWKMKDCEDPSGMAYAVASDVILSVCANKILKVLDARTGAELETVPVGAGADAVIFDAMTKRAFVPSAIDGLLTVLAVNGPHDVQVLERVPTQIGTRTGAIDPKTGTLYLPTARFGALNKLGWPEALPGTVQLLMMKPQP encoded by the coding sequence ATGCGCAGCCTGATCACGCTTTCCGCTCTGCTCGCCGTCTTTGCCGTATCGGGAGCGTCGGCTGAGCACGCGCCAGGCTATCACATCGTCGATCGCATCCCGATGAGCGACGGCTGGTGGGATTATGCCAGCTTCGATCCGGTCCACCGCAACCTCTTCGTCTCGCGCGGGAACGGCGTGTTCAAGCTGGACGTCGACAGCGGACTGATGGACCAGCGCTTCATTCCGGGCTCGGAGGGGCGGGGCGTGATCCCGCTGCCCGGCGGGGACATGGCGATCGCCAACATGGCCGGCTACAGCGCGTCGATCCTGTTCGCGACCGATGCCGAGGGCAAGGTCGCCAAGATGTTCGAGCTGGTCCAGGCATCGGACGCGGCCGTCTACGAGCCCACCGGCAAGCAGGTGTGGGTGATGGGCGGGCATGGCGAGATATCGCTGCTCGATCCGGTGAAGAAGCAGCAGACCGGCACGATCGAGGTGGGCGAGGAGCTGGAATTCTCCGTCACCGACGGGCGTGGCCGGGTGTTCGTGAACGCGCCTGAATCCGCCTCCGTCGTCGCGATCGAGGCGGCCAGCCACAAGATCGTCGGCCGCTGGAAGATGAAGGATTGCGAGGATCCGTCCGGCATGGCCTACGCCGTGGCGAGCGACGTCATCCTCTCGGTTTGTGCGAACAAGATACTGAAGGTGCTCGACGCACGCACCGGCGCCGAGCTGGAGACCGTGCCCGTGGGAGCAGGAGCCGACGCCGTGATCTTCGATGCCATGACGAAGCGCGCTTTCGTGCCGTCCGCGATCGACGGCTTGCTGACGGTCCTCGCGGTGAACGGGCCGCACGACGTGCAGGTGCTGGAACGGGTGCCCACCCAGATCGGCACGCGGACCGGCGCGATCGATCCGAAGACGGGCACTCTCTACCTTCCCACCGCCCGCTTCGGCGCGCTCAACAAGCTTGGCTGGCCGGAGGCGCTTCCCGGCACGGTGCAGTTGCTGATGATGAAACCACAGCCCTGA